A window from Candidatus Gracilibacteria bacterium encodes these proteins:
- a CDS encoding NAD(P)H-dependent oxidoreductase subunit E, with the protein MHIVKICTAGSCTRNFGLETLERAEKVLGIKAGETTPDGKFRLEKTGCLSQCELGPNVAFLSQESPLSMLFTEGHIEHHMLPSRIEAKLNQLKTE; encoded by the coding sequence ATGCATATTGTTAAAATTTGTACTGCGGGGTCGTGCACAAGAAATTTTGGATTGGAGACCTTGGAACGGGCGGAGAAAGTGCTGGGGATTAAGGCGGGAGAAACCACGCCGGATGGAAAATTTCGTCTTGAAAAAACGGGGTGCTTGAGTCAGTGTGAGCTCGGCCCCAATGTTGCGTTCCTAAGCCAAGAAAGTCCGCTTTCCATGCTGTTCACGGAGGGTCACATTGAACACCACATGCTTCCGAGTCGCATCGAAGCAAAACTCAATCAATTAAAAACCGAATAA
- a CDS encoding dihydrofolate reductase, producing MIKPRFIAFVAASVDGRISLHAKKRPDWTSPEDWEFFQKSLAKMDAVLVGRNTYEAAKDRLKNRNTVVFSRKVKTLKRYGSVCFVNPTTIDLRNIFEGYKTIGILGGTEIYGFMLKQKLLDEIFVTLEPLLFGRGKIMITGMSKTTKLRLISVKKLNRQGSLLLHYRVEYDSPQAVNGASQKQQSALRKDHK from the coding sequence ATGATTAAACCCCGCTTCATCGCTTTTGTGGCGGCGAGTGTGGATGGACGAATTTCCTTACACGCAAAAAAGCGGCCGGATTGGACGAGCCCGGAGGATTGGGAGTTTTTTCAGAAATCACTCGCAAAGATGGATGCGGTACTGGTGGGCCGTAACACCTATGAGGCGGCAAAAGACAGATTAAAGAACCGTAATACCGTTGTCTTTTCCAGAAAAGTAAAAACACTCAAACGGTATGGAAGCGTGTGCTTTGTGAATCCCACTACCATAGATCTACGGAATATTTTTGAAGGATATAAAACGATTGGCATACTCGGCGGGACGGAGATTTATGGGTTCATGCTCAAACAAAAACTCTTGGACGAAATTTTTGTGACCCTCGAACCCCTTTTATTTGGTCGAGGGAAAATAATGATCACCGGAATGAGTAAAACCACAAAGCTGCGGCTCATTTCAGTAAAAAAGTTGAATCGCCAAGGCTCGCTCCTCCTCCACTACCGAGTGGAATATGATTCACCACAAGCCGTAAACGGCGCAAGTCAAAAGCAGCAATCTGCCCTTCGCAAAGACCACAAATAA
- the bcp gene encoding thioredoxin-dependent thiol peroxidase, with protein sequence MALTVGDSVPGDRLPSSSGKEVALTDYKGKKIVLYFYPKDDTPGCTAEACDFRDNLKNYEDLNAVIIGVSKDPLKSHDKFIEKYKLPFELLSDEEGKLLEAFGVWKEKSMYGKTFLGVERSSFLIDEEGKIVKEWRKVSVSNHVAEILEELKSM encoded by the coding sequence ATGGCTCTCACTGTTGGCGACTCCGTGCCAGGCGACCGCCTCCCCTCTTCTTCAGGGAAAGAGGTGGCTCTTACCGACTACAAAGGTAAAAAAATCGTGCTTTATTTTTACCCAAAAGACGACACCCCCGGCTGTACCGCCGAAGCCTGTGATTTTCGGGATAACTTAAAAAATTATGAAGACTTGAATGCCGTGATTATTGGCGTGAGCAAAGATCCCCTCAAATCTCATGATAAATTTATTGAAAAATACAAATTGCCCTTTGAATTGCTCTCCGATGAAGAAGGTAAACTCCTTGAGGCCTTTGGCGTATGGAAAGAGAAAAGCATGTACGGAAAAACATTTTTGGGCGTGGAGCGCAGCTCCTTTTTGATCGACGAAGAAGGCAAGATTGTAAAAGAATGGCGCAAGGTCAGCGTAAGCAATCATGTGGCAGAAATTTTGGAAGAATTGAAATCCATGTAA
- a CDS encoding peroxiredoxin — MLPMCCSDSKPSLKVGQPAPDFTAEGLFGSETKTVSLKDYRGKWLVLFFYPLDFTFVCPTEITAFNAAYDKFASMNTEVLSCSVDSVHAHLAWQKDLGMMKFGMLSDLNHKVSEDYGVLIEDKGIALRGVFVIDPDGVLKMSAVHDLAIGRNVDEIIRVVEACQTGELCPINWKPGAQTLGKA, encoded by the coding sequence ATGCTCCCTATGTGTTGCTCCGATTCCAAACCTAGTCTCAAAGTAGGCCAACCCGCTCCCGACTTTACCGCCGAAGGACTTTTCGGTTCAGAAACCAAAACTGTTTCTCTCAAAGACTATCGCGGAAAGTGGCTCGTACTTTTCTTTTATCCCCTCGATTTCACCTTCGTCTGCCCCACTGAAATCACGGCCTTCAATGCGGCTTATGATAAATTCGCCAGCATGAATACGGAAGTGCTTTCGTGTTCCGTGGACAGCGTGCACGCACACTTGGCGTGGCAAAAGGACCTCGGCATGATGAAGTTCGGCATGCTTTCCGACCTGAACCACAAAGTCAGCGAAGATTATGGCGTTTTGATTGAAGACAAAGGAATCGCCCTGCGTGGAGTTTTTGTGATCGATCCGGATGGAGTCCTCAAAATGTCTGCCGTGCACGACCTCGCAATCGGACGAAATGTGGATGAAATCATCCGTGTGGTGGAAGCCTGCCAAACCGGCGAGCTCTGCCCCATCAACTGGAAACCGGGAGCTCAAACGCTTGGAAAAGCTTAA
- a CDS encoding DUF2203 family protein: protein MGKTFTLEEANRSLVFVAQVLREVQKNWDELMTSQGAEDKLSEAVIQGKINRLKACNEELDQVGCIMRDPIEGLLDFPSFYKDRPVFLSWKLGEEQVEFWHELNENPRHRRSANEEFVAWNSSIPLPDLNLA, encoded by the coding sequence ATGGGAAAAACCTTTACACTGGAGGAAGCCAATCGATCTCTGGTTTTTGTGGCTCAAGTTCTGAGAGAAGTGCAAAAAAACTGGGATGAGCTTATGACTTCTCAGGGAGCTGAAGACAAACTTTCGGAAGCCGTGATTCAAGGTAAGATCAATCGCCTAAAAGCGTGCAACGAAGAACTCGATCAAGTGGGTTGCATCATGAGAGATCCCATCGAGGGCCTTTTGGATTTCCCGAGTTTCTACAAAGATCGTCCCGTATTTCTATCGTGGAAACTGGGGGAAGAACAAGTGGAGTTTTGGCATGAGCTCAACGAAAATCCACGGCACCGCCGCAGCGCAAACGAAGAGTTCGTGGCCTGGAATTCCAGCATTCCTCTTCCGGATCTCAATTTGGCCTAA
- the rny gene encoding ribonuclease Y — MDFVSIVLLLLGLGGGGALGFVLRTRQLKGEDQKKRKEMDRALQEAQSKANEVIMRAKNEALKEREEAQKEERIKRKKLEENETRLLKKEEQLDTKVEDLDKMKAQFEDKAEALKKDKERAGQLVQEQEKKLQEVANLSHEQAKELLLKKIEEEFKDELVAHAKQLEEEMKRDVDEKAKQILADAIQRYASETTVETTTTSVPLASDELKGRIIGREGRNINAFESVTGVDVIVDDTPGSIVISGFDPIRRYMAKITLERLVEDGRIHPARIEEMYVKVKEEVNGLIKELGEKAAFEVGVAALPPNLLKILGRLKFRIAYGQNVLKHSMEVAFLAAELAGMMGANIDLCKKAGLLHDIGKAVDHEVQGKHAFIGRDILKKFGMSDEVLHCVEANEGDMEAKSVEAKIIQVANLISVARPGANKENLETYVKRLSEIEKLAGEFGGVQKAFAVQAGRELRVFVRPDEVDDLQALKMSHEVARKIEKDLQYSGKIKVEVIRELRVEAFAG; from the coding sequence ATGGATTTCGTTTCAATCGTGCTTCTCCTGCTTGGCCTGGGTGGTGGAGGAGCGCTTGGTTTCGTTCTTAGAACCCGGCAGCTTAAAGGTGAGGATCAAAAGAAGCGCAAAGAAATGGATCGTGCGCTGCAAGAAGCTCAGAGTAAGGCCAATGAGGTGATCATGCGGGCCAAAAATGAGGCTCTTAAGGAACGAGAAGAAGCTCAAAAGGAAGAGCGCATCAAACGCAAGAAGCTCGAAGAAAATGAGACTCGACTTTTGAAGAAAGAGGAACAGCTCGACACTAAGGTGGAAGATCTGGATAAAATGAAAGCTCAGTTTGAAGACAAGGCGGAGGCTCTTAAAAAGGATAAAGAACGAGCGGGACAATTGGTGCAGGAGCAAGAGAAGAAACTTCAAGAAGTTGCAAACTTGTCTCATGAACAAGCCAAGGAACTTCTTCTTAAGAAAATTGAGGAGGAATTTAAGGATGAGTTGGTGGCGCACGCCAAGCAGCTTGAGGAAGAAATGAAGCGAGATGTAGACGAAAAGGCCAAGCAAATTTTGGCTGATGCGATTCAGCGCTATGCTTCCGAGACCACGGTGGAAACCACCACAACCTCTGTGCCGCTGGCTTCCGACGAATTGAAGGGAAGGATTATTGGAAGGGAGGGGCGCAACATCAACGCCTTTGAATCGGTCACCGGTGTGGATGTGATTGTGGACGATACTCCTGGCTCTATTGTGATCAGTGGCTTTGACCCTATTCGTCGTTACATGGCCAAGATCACTTTGGAACGCTTGGTGGAAGATGGCCGTATTCACCCCGCACGCATTGAGGAAATGTATGTCAAGGTGAAGGAGGAGGTGAATGGTCTTATTAAAGAACTTGGAGAAAAAGCTGCCTTTGAAGTGGGTGTGGCGGCTTTGCCACCGAACTTACTCAAAATTTTGGGACGACTCAAGTTCCGTATTGCGTATGGTCAGAATGTGCTCAAACACTCCATGGAAGTGGCGTTTTTGGCCGCTGAACTTGCTGGCATGATGGGTGCAAATATTGACCTTTGTAAGAAGGCCGGGCTTTTGCACGACATTGGAAAAGCGGTGGATCATGAAGTGCAAGGAAAGCATGCTTTCATCGGCCGTGATATTTTAAAGAAATTTGGAATGTCGGACGAGGTGTTGCATTGTGTGGAAGCCAACGAAGGGGACATGGAGGCCAAGAGCGTGGAGGCCAAAATCATTCAAGTGGCCAACCTTATTTCCGTGGCTCGACCCGGTGCCAACAAAGAAAATCTGGAAACTTATGTTAAACGGCTTTCTGAAATTGAGAAATTGGCCGGAGAGTTTGGTGGCGTTCAAAAAGCCTTTGCCGTTCAGGCGGGCCGTGAACTCCGTGTCTTCGTTCGCCCTGATGAGGTGGATGACCTGCAAGCTCTAAAGATGTCCCACGAAGTCGCTCGCAAGATCGAAAAAGATCTTCAATACAGCGGCAAAATCAAAGTGGAAGTCATTCGCGAACTGAGGGTGGAGGCGTTCGCGGGGTAG
- a CDS encoding leucyl aminopeptidase family protein: MKLALAATPPAADLLVLILGKSESPSKAMKSILGPDMSKQVEARIKAKDFEGEEGQSLSLFWDEGKWKRVVLLGRGEQEKWVPQSMEFLGAKCMDLCKAAKAKTASIFVQEKDLQDFANGAALGVYEFKKYKTEDKKAVELKEVHLVSSVNANTKKIIKRAEIFMRVSEETRDLINTCAGNQNPQDIADEAVRVAKKYKMSVTVFDDKKLQKMGCGALYAVGQGAKVGSRLVILEHRYKSKAKQPNLALIGKGITFDTGGLNLKPSGHIEDMKLDMCGAVTVLGTLQAIADAQIPGYFVGVMACAENALSDRSVHPGDVVTAYNGKTIEINNTDAEGRMVLSDALSYTIKHFKPQCMVDLATLTGAVTVALGYHITGVMGNNQAFIDEYMDCSQKMGERSWPLPLDEDFVKACKGKFSDLINATDGVRAGSIMGGAFLKHFTDDKIPWIHLDIAGSGWVERPTPTSKYGATAVGIRTLVELAERHSG; this comes from the coding sequence ATGAAACTCGCTCTCGCCGCCACTCCGCCCGCCGCCGATCTGCTCGTCCTGATTTTAGGAAAGAGCGAATCCCCTTCCAAAGCCATGAAGTCCATCCTTGGACCCGACATGAGCAAACAGGTGGAAGCCCGCATCAAGGCGAAAGACTTTGAGGGAGAAGAGGGGCAATCGTTGTCCCTGTTTTGGGATGAAGGAAAGTGGAAACGAGTGGTTTTGCTGGGCCGAGGAGAACAAGAAAAATGGGTTCCTCAAAGTATGGAATTTTTGGGTGCAAAGTGCATGGACCTTTGCAAGGCCGCAAAAGCCAAAACCGCCAGCATTTTTGTGCAAGAAAAAGATCTTCAGGATTTTGCCAACGGAGCTGCATTGGGCGTCTATGAATTCAAAAAGTACAAGACTGAGGATAAAAAAGCCGTGGAACTCAAAGAGGTTCACTTGGTGAGTTCGGTCAATGCCAACACAAAAAAAATTATAAAAAGAGCCGAAATTTTTATGCGAGTGAGTGAAGAAACACGCGACCTCATCAACACCTGCGCGGGCAATCAAAATCCGCAAGACATTGCCGACGAGGCCGTTCGAGTGGCCAAGAAGTACAAGATGTCGGTCACCGTTTTTGACGATAAAAAACTACAAAAAATGGGCTGCGGCGCTCTGTACGCCGTGGGACAAGGCGCAAAAGTGGGTTCCCGTTTGGTCATTTTGGAACACCGCTACAAGAGCAAAGCCAAGCAACCCAACTTGGCCCTGATCGGGAAAGGAATCACTTTTGATACGGGGGGGCTCAACTTAAAACCATCCGGACATATTGAAGACATGAAGCTCGACATGTGTGGAGCCGTTACTGTGCTTGGAACGCTGCAAGCCATCGCAGATGCTCAAATTCCCGGCTATTTCGTGGGAGTCATGGCGTGTGCGGAAAATGCTTTATCGGATCGCTCGGTACACCCGGGAGATGTCGTGACCGCTTACAACGGGAAAACCATCGAAATCAACAATACCGATGCCGAAGGCCGCATGGTGCTTTCGGACGCACTCTCCTACACCATTAAACACTTCAAGCCTCAATGCATGGTGGACTTGGCTACGCTCACCGGTGCCGTCACCGTAGCTCTGGGCTACCACATCACCGGAGTCATGGGGAACAACCAGGCTTTCATTGATGAATACATGGACTGCAGCCAAAAAATGGGCGAACGCTCTTGGCCCCTCCCCCTGGACGAAGATTTTGTAAAAGCATGCAAAGGGAAATTCTCCGATCTCATCAACGCCACAGATGGAGTACGAGCCGGAAGCATTATGGGTGGCGCCTTTTTAAAACACTTCACGGACGACAAAATTCCATGGATTCATTTGGATATCGCCGGAAGCGGCTGGGTGGAAAGACCCACCCCCACAAGCAAATATGGAGCCACCGCTGTGGGGATACGAACTCTAGTTGAACTGGCGGAAAGACATTCCGGCTAA
- a CDS encoding FAD-dependent oxidoreductase, whose protein sequence is MLYDLIIIGGGCAGLSASIYARRYNMNILVLTEGLGGTITTTHLVENYPGFIALSGQELADNLIAHAKANDVPFKIGSRVNRITKEGDIFKIEFGKEIYEARTVLLATGTTYRKMGAKGEAELLSKGVSYCATCDAPFYKGKEVIIVGGGDSAVKESLILAEHAKQVTIVYRGEKITKAEPINMKRVEATPNIDFRLKTNIVEIMGTNRVEKVLFDDGTEMPIDGVFIEIGRIPLTTMVDELGAEKNEKGELKISGMSETSVPGFYAAGDVTDTEWKQAIVSASEGCKAAFRAFEFVSAQKSA, encoded by the coding sequence ATGCTTTACGATCTCATCATTATCGGTGGCGGCTGCGCCGGCCTCTCCGCCTCCATTTACGCTCGCCGTTACAACATGAATATTCTTGTGCTCACCGAAGGCCTTGGCGGAACCATCACCACCACACATTTGGTGGAAAATTATCCCGGATTCATCGCGCTCAGCGGGCAAGAGTTGGCTGATAATTTGATTGCCCACGCAAAAGCCAATGATGTCCCTTTTAAAATTGGAAGCCGAGTCAATCGCATCACAAAAGAAGGAGATATCTTTAAAATCGAGTTTGGAAAAGAAATTTATGAAGCCCGCACCGTGCTCCTAGCCACCGGAACCACCTACCGCAAAATGGGCGCCAAAGGAGAAGCTGAGCTCCTCTCCAAGGGAGTCTCCTACTGCGCCACTTGCGACGCACCTTTTTACAAAGGAAAGGAAGTGATCATTGTGGGAGGAGGAGACAGCGCCGTGAAGGAGTCCCTCATCTTGGCCGAACACGCCAAGCAAGTGACCATCGTGTACCGTGGCGAAAAAATCACCAAGGCCGAACCCATCAACATGAAACGAGTGGAGGCCACCCCCAACATCGACTTCCGCCTCAAAACCAATATCGTGGAAATCATGGGGACCAATCGTGTAGAAAAAGTGCTCTTTGATGATGGAACCGAAATGCCCATCGATGGCGTCTTTATTGAAATCGGCCGCATTCCTCTCACCACCATGGTGGATGAACTCGGCGCCGAGAAAAACGAAAAAGGAGAACTCAAAATCTCCGGCATGAGCGAGACCTCCGTACCGGGCTTCTATGCCGCCGGCGATGTCACCGACACCGAATGGAAACAAGCCATCGTCAGCGCCAGCGAAGGTTGCAAAGCCGCCTTCCGCGCCTTCGAGTTTGTATCTGCTCAGAAATCTGCTTAA
- a CDS encoding lamin tail domain-containing protein, whose amino-acid sequence MKKLILLMIGLHLAVPKTALACETEVADELSMDLEISALYPNPNAGESEWIELRNLGTSPIDLSLYTLEDSTAKPWTPSGTLEESKVIEGFSFQLNNSNETVTLKTMHGEVVDSFSYASSEKGVILYTDTTAEVSTEAVAEVPTETETPESTPTPSTTPTLWPIFSEALPNPEGSDSTEEWIELYNPHGETLVLNGLFLDDSEGGSTPHGLTGSLAAESYLVLSVTESGLTLNNDSDSVRLLGVNQEVLWDIPYTGSQEGLSTAWFGDFYDWTEELTPGSENLLSSAQESSESTEETEESPYQDGDLSDQVELSEIFPNPEGPDAEEEWIELTNGGSEPVNLGNWILDDGEGGSEPFTLPDSTILEPGQTLILYRTETGIALNNSNETVQLSDFTGEIVSEIQYESSEEDQSYSEIQIEEVQSVQASASGLGQSRFSTWQWVTPSPGALNPVWKQIKGEVMEFDGSLLTLFDGVSTWSFKLTEQEAVDDLLYQSGNTLLVQASAQNGIYQVMHSELLETAAAGTKTHSFPWGFLISASLATAWIGHERYKRRKSWHLGAKVLN is encoded by the coding sequence ATGAAAAAATTAATTCTACTCATGATCGGTCTCCATTTGGCAGTCCCAAAAACGGCTCTGGCCTGCGAGACGGAAGTGGCGGATGAACTTTCCATGGACCTGGAAATTTCCGCGCTTTACCCCAACCCCAATGCCGGGGAAAGCGAATGGATTGAACTACGCAATTTGGGCACCAGCCCCATCGACCTTTCTTTATATACACTGGAAGATTCCACCGCCAAACCCTGGACGCCATCCGGGACCTTGGAGGAAAGCAAAGTGATTGAGGGTTTTTCTTTTCAATTGAACAACTCCAATGAAACCGTCACGCTCAAAACCATGCATGGAGAAGTGGTGGACAGTTTTTCCTACGCAAGCAGTGAAAAAGGGGTGATTTTGTACACAGACACCACAGCGGAAGTCAGTACTGAAGCGGTCGCCGAAGTCCCCACCGAAACGGAAACCCCAGAGTCCACCCCCACCCCAAGCACCACCCCCACTCTTTGGCCGATTTTCTCCGAAGCCTTGCCAAACCCCGAAGGCTCGGACAGCACCGAAGAATGGATAGAACTCTACAATCCCCATGGAGAAACGCTTGTTTTGAATGGGCTCTTTTTGGACGACAGTGAAGGCGGCAGCACGCCCCATGGCCTGACCGGCAGCCTTGCCGCGGAATCCTATTTAGTCCTTTCCGTAACGGAAAGCGGCCTCACGCTCAACAATGATTCCGACAGCGTACGGCTCTTGGGCGTCAATCAAGAAGTGCTTTGGGACATTCCTTATACAGGTTCGCAGGAAGGCCTGAGCACCGCCTGGTTTGGAGATTTTTACGACTGGACCGAGGAACTCACTCCCGGTTCCGAAAATCTTTTATCGAGCGCCCAAGAATCCAGCGAATCCACCGAGGAAACGGAAGAAAGCCCCTACCAAGATGGAGACCTCTCCGATCAAGTGGAACTCTCCGAAATATTCCCGAACCCCGAAGGCCCCGATGCGGAAGAAGAATGGATCGAGCTCACCAACGGTGGAAGTGAACCCGTGAACTTGGGAAATTGGATTTTGGATGATGGCGAAGGCGGCTCCGAACCCTTCACCCTGCCGGACAGCACCATTTTGGAACCCGGCCAAACCCTCATCTTGTACAGAACCGAAACCGGTATTGCTCTAAACAACTCCAATGAAACCGTACAACTCTCCGATTTCACCGGTGAAATCGTTTCAGAAATTCAGTATGAAAGCAGTGAAGAAGATCAGTCCTACTCAGAAATCCAGATTGAAGAAGTTCAAAGTGTTCAGGCTTCAGCTTCAGGGTTAGGGCAATCGAGGTTTTCCACTTGGCAGTGGGTGACGCCCAGCCCTGGAGCACTGAACCCGGTTTGGAAACAAATCAAAGGCGAGGTCATGGAATTCGATGGCTCCCTCCTCACTCTTTTTGACGGCGTGAGCACTTGGTCCTTTAAACTCACCGAACAAGAAGCCGTAGACGACCTCCTCTACCAAAGCGGAAACACCCTGCTCGTCCAAGCCAGCGCCCAAAACGGCATCTACCAAGTGATGCACAGCGAACTCCTGGAAACCGCTGCAGCCGGCACCAAAACCCATTCCTTCCCCTGGGGCTTCCTCATCAGCGCCTCCCTGGCCACCGCCTGGATCGGCCACGAACGCTACAAACGAAGAAAATCTTGGCATTTGGGCGCAAAAGTCTTAAACTAG
- a CDS encoding alpha/beta fold hydrolase: MSTIFIIHGVGGSPKENWFPWLQSELEKRGHKVIVPQFPTPEGQTLENWLTKLKEYEADLTSETIVVGHSLGGSFILNVLERYPVKAAYLVACVFGVLGNAFDEGMKSFAQRNFDWQTIRANCPRFEIFHSNNDPYIPLAKAQELSLLLSTPITLIKGAGHFNAASGYTKFEALLKAMDLKK, translated from the coding sequence ATGTCCACCATCTTCATCATTCACGGCGTGGGAGGCAGTCCCAAGGAAAACTGGTTCCCTTGGCTGCAAAGTGAACTCGAAAAACGGGGGCATAAAGTGATTGTGCCTCAATTCCCAACCCCGGAAGGACAAACACTTGAGAACTGGCTCACAAAACTGAAAGAATACGAAGCAGATCTCACTTCAGAGACAATAGTGGTGGGCCATAGCTTAGGCGGCTCCTTTATTTTAAATGTACTCGAGCGCTATCCGGTAAAAGCAGCTTATCTAGTGGCTTGTGTGTTTGGAGTCTTAGGAAATGCCTTCGATGAAGGGATGAAAAGTTTTGCTCAGCGCAACTTCGATTGGCAAACCATCCGCGCAAACTGCCCCCGTTTCGAAATCTTCCACAGCAACAACGACCCTTATATCCCACTCGCAAAAGCGCAGGAACTCAGCCTCCTCCTGAGCACCCCCATCACTCTTATAAAAGGCGCCGGACATTTCAACGCCGCCAGCGGTTACACAAAATTTGAAGCTTTACTGAAAGCGATGGACCTAAAAAAGTAA
- a CDS encoding type II toxin-antitoxin system RelE/ParE family toxin encodes MKIFFYDQNLVNELHKLGDQSSTKVFRAIELLREFGNALRMPHSKKITTTLFELRTKGQEEIRLIYTFNKGTAVILHFFKKKTDKIPRKEIQTAENRRKILK; translated from the coding sequence ATGAAAATCTTTTTTTACGATCAGAACCTGGTAAATGAACTCCATAAATTGGGGGACCAAAGTAGTACTAAAGTTTTTCGTGCAATTGAACTTCTCCGAGAATTCGGCAATGCACTAAGAATGCCGCACAGTAAGAAAATCACGACAACGCTTTTCGAGTTGAGAACAAAAGGCCAAGAGGAAATCCGACTGATTTATACATTCAATAAAGGTACAGCCGTAATTCTGCACTTTTTCAAAAAGAAAACCGACAAAATCCCTAGAAAAGAAATTCAAACAGCAGAAAATAGAAGAAAGATATTGAAATAA
- a CDS encoding bifunctional oligoribonuclease/PAP phosphatase NrnA — translation MLNQALEAFGQAQTLLLQAKRVVIIAHRNPDADAVGSNLAMREVLESLGKEVISACMDPIPESCRFLRKAETFVQDFDSTLVDLVITQDCGGHKVMGFHEKKPELLDRTKMKLLNIDHHPSNDYFGTVNIVMPEAPATCFILFLMFASYSWPITPTMATALFHGLSYDTGSFMHSNVTADCLRVGARLKALGADLEKSVKEQFHTASIPKLRLWGRALSRVELNDKNAVVTAVTEQDYRDENANLDDLSGLVTYLSHVPQTKFGMLLTEDFKGNIKGSLRTQDETIDLTKITALFGGGGHKKASGFTIPGRLVEKRTWSIT, via the coding sequence ATGCTCAACCAGGCACTCGAAGCTTTTGGACAAGCACAAACCCTCCTGCTTCAGGCGAAAAGAGTGGTCATCATCGCACACAGAAACCCAGATGCGGATGCGGTGGGGTCCAACTTGGCCATGCGCGAGGTTTTGGAAAGCTTGGGAAAGGAGGTGATTTCCGCCTGCATGGATCCGATTCCCGAAAGCTGTCGCTTCCTCCGGAAAGCCGAAACTTTTGTGCAGGATTTTGATTCCACGCTCGTCGATTTGGTCATAACGCAAGATTGCGGCGGTCACAAGGTTATGGGCTTCCACGAAAAAAAACCGGAACTGCTGGATCGAACAAAAATGAAACTTCTCAACATCGATCATCACCCCTCCAATGACTACTTTGGGACCGTTAATATCGTAATGCCCGAAGCCCCAGCAACCTGTTTTATTCTCTTTTTAATGTTCGCCAGTTACAGTTGGCCCATCACACCCACCATGGCCACCGCTCTCTTTCACGGTCTTTCCTACGACACCGGATCTTTCATGCATTCCAATGTCACCGCCGACTGTCTCCGCGTAGGTGCGCGGCTCAAGGCCTTGGGCGCGGACCTGGAAAAATCCGTAAAAGAGCAGTTTCACACCGCATCCATTCCCAAACTTCGACTCTGGGGCCGCGCCCTCTCCCGCGTGGAATTGAACGATAAAAACGCCGTGGTCACCGCCGTAACGGAACAGGATTATAGAGACGAAAACGCCAACTTAGACGACCTTTCAGGCTTAGTAACTTACCTGAGCCATGTGCCGCAAACCAAATTCGGCATGCTCCTCACCGAAGATTTCAAAGGCAACATCAAGGGTTCCCTTCGAACCCAAGACGAAACCATCGACCTCACAAAAATCACCGCTCTCTTTGGCGGCGGCGGCCACAAAAAAGCCTCCGGCTTCACCATCCCCGGTCGTTTGGTAGAAAAAAGAACTTGGAGTATAACTTAA
- a CDS encoding Fe-Mn family superoxide dismutase produces the protein MAHSAKDFSALLGNLPGLSDAQLAAHFKLYEGYVKKINEIEEKLMTVDKSLANYSFGEYSELKRREAVAFNGTYLHEMYFENMKGAPTEASAALKVALEGSFGSLADWEKDMRAAAGSTPGWVLLTFSKVDKKLHHYIMYEHHMNYPVHQVPLMALDCWEHAFMIDYGIDKASYLNSFVKLIDWDKVGERFGEV, from the coding sequence ATGGCACACAGTGCAAAAGATTTTTCAGCCTTACTTGGCAATCTCCCCGGCCTTTCCGATGCGCAGCTCGCTGCTCATTTCAAACTCTATGAAGGGTATGTCAAAAAGATCAATGAGATCGAAGAAAAGTTGATGACCGTGGATAAGAGTTTGGCCAACTACTCCTTTGGAGAATACAGCGAGCTCAAGCGGCGCGAAGCGGTGGCTTTTAACGGGACTTATCTCCACGAGATGTATTTCGAAAATATGAAAGGTGCTCCGACTGAAGCATCTGCTGCTTTAAAGGTTGCGCTTGAGGGATCTTTTGGTTCTCTGGCTGATTGGGAAAAGGATATGCGCGCCGCGGCCGGTTCCACTCCGGGTTGGGTGCTCCTCACCTTCAGCAAAGTGGATAAGAAACTTCACCACTACATCATGTACGAACACCACATGAACTATCCTGTTCACCAAGTGCCGCTCATGGCCCTGGACTGCTGGGAACACGCGTTCATGATCGATTACGGCATCGACAAAGCCAGCTACCTCAATTCCTTTGTGAAACTCATCGATTGGGACAAGGTGGGGGAGAGGTTTGGAGAGGTGTAA